The following nucleotide sequence is from Megalops cyprinoides isolate fMegCyp1 chromosome 19, fMegCyp1.pri, whole genome shotgun sequence.
AGAAGTCTATTCACAGACATCGCAACTGCACCTCCTCCATACAGTGATAAACAAATTAGAGAAgccatatttatatttttttaaagaatctgAAGGTATAAGGTACagtgtgaatttcttttcaGCAAAATGTCCACATGTCTACCTCACATACAGCCAATGTATTCAGTTGTGTTTCCGTCTGTAGGTGAACACCGAGTAAGAACATACAGCAATAAGTCTGACAGTATGTTCATCTTTCTCTTCATCGCTCTTATTACCTCCTTGCTCAACAccacagtaaaaatacattgaCCAAAccctttaaaaaacaaaacaaataacccCGAAAACAAATGACAGGAGGTTTTCGGGTCTGTTCTTCCCCCTTTTGTACACTATCCTCACTCTTAACAAAAATCAGCTGTTTCATCCTGCTCTTTTCCAACACATATCAATGTTCTCACTCTACTGTCACCAATTTGATGTCCCCTTGTGCTCCGGATGGTACAGTCCAGCTAACTGCAGCATACAGTATTTAAGCCACATCACTGAGGAGAACGGGGGACACATTTCTGAGAAGTGAAACTGGattatttcctcctttttcGGGTTGGTGATCTGCTTTGTGATTTCCTGCTCCTAAAaaaggggagaaggaggaaTGACCATTTCATCACATTTGCTAGCAAAAGACAGCAGAAAGGTTTGTAAGCATGACTATTAACTAGAACTGTTAAGATTCAGCGGATACTGTTTCCATACGAAAGCACCACTTCTGTTATAAACGTCCACTGTAAGAGATGAAACTCAACTGCGAGTTAATCACCCACACAAATTTGACCCCACAGGTGTGAAATAACCCATCATCCTGTTACAGTGGTGCATCTTCCTGCTAACTGGCCACTGACCTGTTTGTGGGCGGGGACTGTGCAGGCCGTCGTCGTCTCATTGGGGGGGAGTAACTGAGGGATCTAGAGTCTCTCAACGAATCAGCAGGAACCCTTCGAGGGCGGGGTGGGCTGAAAGTCACAGAAAGTACAGCGATTCATGCCCATTTACATAAGAAGGGGTGAGATCAATAGTGGCCATTTGTAAATACATCTACATGCAGCCTTTTTCAGTGTTAACTGATGGTGACATAATATCGGCACCATCTGACATTAAATTACCAATAGGATTTGTTTGTTACCCATTTATGGTCTATCAGTTGTGTACCAAGAGTACTACTAAGAGTTGTTTTCACATGCAATTATAAAACTatattggttttattttgtttagtaaGTTTAATCAATTTTACCTCTCCTTCTTATCTTCTTTCTCACTTTCAGTAGAGGacgatgatgaagatgaagagcgCCTCACTGCCGCATTGCCCTTCCTGAGAGGCAGACACAAGATGGATGGGTTaacattcaaacaaatacacagatggagaaaacataaaatacaaagtcTATGAGAGAGGTGACAATACACCCACAGAGAGGCATCACATTAACTGTATGCATCAAAGCACACTCATACACCTACTTACTCTTTATCCTCCGTCTCAGACTCTGAACTGTCTGATGAAgacgaagaggaggaagatgacgacgaggatgatgaggatgatgaagaaCTGGAGCTGCTCTTGTCTTTCGAAGGCTGTTTCACaggtccctccctctctggctgtcCATTCAGAGCTTTTTCAGCCTGGCTCTGCAGCTGGCCTGTTGTCTGGCTGGCAGAATGTCCAGAACTACTTGAGATTGGtttattactttgtgttactctctgtgactctctggcTTCTGCTTGGCTGACAGCAGGGGATCTGGAACCCTCTGAATCCTTGGCCTGCAATCTGCGTTCTGACTGGTCAGATGGAGAGGCAGACCCCTGTGGAACTCTCAACTTAGATGAAGACGCAGGTGAAGCAGACCCCCTTCTCATCCTCTTCTCCacctctcggtctctctcttgcctttcctctctttcaccccttccctctctctccatctctctccctttctcatttTCAACCACCTTCCTCCCTTCTTTCTCCTCTgaccccttctctttctctcggGGGGACTCTGAAGACGAAGATGACGAAGACGACGAACTAGaagaggagctggtggaggaggaagatgaagaacGAGCTGGGGCATCCTTCGGCGGCGTCCGgactctcctttctctctctctttctcgctccctctctctgcctcggTCCCGGTCTCGCTCCCTGTTCCGCTCCCTCTCTCGTTCCCggtccctttctctttccctggACAGGGAGCGGCTGCTTCTTCTCCGGCGcaggggagaaggagagcgaCGCGACCTGGGATAAGCACAAACGGAATGTGAAGTGTGTTACAATACAGTCCCAGTGACAGAGTTAACTGTATATCACTACCAACTGAGATTATGGAGGGAGTAGTttgtagcggtaaggagctgGGTTTGTAGccaaaaggtcactggttcaattccctgcgAGGGCATTGCTCCTctgcccttgagcaaggcacttaacccagaattgcctcagtaaatattcagctgcatgaatggataaaattgtaagttgctctggatattagcatctgataaatgacaataatgtaacgtaatgtaacccACTGTCTCCACTCAAATATAACAAACAGAAAGTGATGACCAATTCACCTATAAAGGGGGCTCCGTCTCCTTGGACTCCTTGATCGGCTTCTCCTTGGTCTTCTCTCCCTGGATcgatccctctctctgtccctctccctgtccctaTTCCTGTATGGCACTGGAGAGTATCTTCTGTCCcggtccctctctctgtccctctccctttctctgtccgGGTCCCTGTCGCTGCGTGACAGATGACGGGCAGGAGATCGAGGGTGCGCGCCCCTCCGCGACACCCGCCTGGGGCTGGGAGAGCGGGAGGAACGACGCAGGGAGCCAGGGGGGTCCTGGTACTGCAAGGGAGGGGTGCGCCGTGGGGGCGAGGCGGAGGGGGAGCGGGAACCGCGGCGGACTCGGGCCTCCTTGTCCCTCTGCGTGGATCTGGGAGAGGCGCCTCGGTCTCGTCCCCTTTCGCCAGCTTTGGGAGAACGTGACGCTCCTGCCCTTTTGTCctgcgctctctccctctctctcccgcctctgctctctttctccgacgtctctctctgtcttgggGCAGGGGGTGAGGACTCCCTGTCTTCCTCAGTGGGACTGTATCTCTCCGTTCCCCGACCACTCTTCCTCTCACTTTCTAAACTGGCCCTGGAACTCCCCTCCTGCTCCGAGGCCCTCTCCTGATAGGGAGAGCGGGACGGGGCCttcctctttgcctctctgtccctctcattgTCAGTAGGAGAATACCGATCTTTGCCTCTGACCGcggtctctctctgcccaggaGGAGAGCGGGGCGGacttacactctctctctctgtgggcgTGTAGCgttccttccccctctccctcagcagctctctttctcgctcttcTTTTTCAGAGCTCCTCCCTTGCACTcgaagcctctctctctcgtcctctCTGGCCAGAGAAGGCGAGGGCTCTCTCTCCGTTGAGGAGTAGTgctcccttcctcttctccctctctcctcacttgAGGGCAGTTTGTGAGCAGACGGATCCAGTTTCTcacctcttctttctctctcggGTGAGGGGGAGGAGTCATCCCCCTGTGTGGGAGAGTACCTCTCCCCTCCAcgcccccttcctcccctctccatctcttttcgggcatccctccctctgcctgtgtctTGATCCCCATCCGAACTTGCGCTCGGCGGGGGTGGAAGGCTCTCCCTCTGCGTTCCTCTAGTTTTCTCCTTCTCTACATACCTCTCTGAGGACTTCATCCCTCCgttctccacctccctctcgctcccGCCGTCATTCCTCTGTCTGAGTCGGGGCTGggctgagggagaggatgaAGATGGGGCCACAGCAGACGAATTGTAGGAGGGCGAGAGAAGAGAGCAGGCGGAAGAATGGGAAGGAGACAATGGAACTCTTTTTGCTGAATTCTGGCTCTCCTTAACTGGCTTTTTCTTTTGCCGTTCCTTCTCGCCCTCATCGgacgaggaggatgaggatgaggaggatgatgcggaggaagagggggatgaatcagaggaggaagaggaggagctgtcactctcactcccgctgctgctgctgctgctgctactactgctgctgctactgctggaTTTTGCTTTGCGTTTCTTATCCTTCTTCTCGGGTTCTCGGcccttccctttctccttctgctccgtccctttcttcctcttctctgactcctttttctctctctccatctccatctccttctccttcctctccctctctgcatctctgcctttctgcatttgtttttctgcctcCCGCTCTCTCCGCGAATGATCCTCCGAAGGGACAGATCGGTCAAGGGTAGAGGAAGAGTGCCTGCTGGGCCGTGACCCTTCTTTCTCTTTAGCGCTTTCGCTCATTTGTTCTCTCTCCCgttcttttctttgcttttccagactctccttctccctatccgctttcctttctctttccctctccctctctttttctttctccctttctcgctccctgtctttctcctttgccctctctctctctagttccctctctcgctccctctctctttcccgtCCATTAGCAAGAGGTGGTGGGGAAACGGAGGGAGACGAGTCAGACGAgtgcctctgctgttttctgtctttttgtctccCTCGGTCACTCTGCCTGGGGGACTCTGCCCTGTACCGTCCTCTGTCACCCTGTCTAGGGGACtctcccctgtccctccctctctcaccctgtctggGTGATTCCGCCCTGTCCCtacctctctcaccctgtctggGTGATTCcgccctgtccctccctctctgtctgtctctctcctgcaccatctccctctctctttctttgtttgaAGTGGGTCTAGGTGAAACTGCTTCTCTGTCCCTTgctcgttccctctctctgctcctgggCCGCCTGGCTTTCTCTCGTTCTGGGGAGGGAGACGGAGATGAGGAGTCGTGCCGTCTTCTCTGGGGcttctcctccctttctttctctcgtTCCTTTTCGGCTCTTCTGCTTCGTTCAGGAGAGCTGGGGTGTCTGGGAGATCTCTAGCATgtacagaaagcagagagagaagttCTGACCATGCACACAAATTTGCAACCGGGACACTCATGAAAGTCAAACTTCACCTTAGCACAGATGAGACGGAAGTCAGCATTCTGCCCACTCTACTTCACTTTCCCACTCATTTCAGATTCATTATAACGTCCTGAAATCTATGTAGAAAGAAATGAAACTCTTACCTCTCTAACACGTGATCTCTGAGGACTCTTCTCTTCAggttccctccccctcctgcccgGGGACCACCCCTTCCTTGCTTCATCAGTTCTCCTCGCTGGTTGGTTCTCTCGCATCTCTCTCAGTGGGACAGGTGATGGGCTGAGAAGATAAAGGATACAAGTTTGGTGCATCACACtatgttcatatttcatcatatttcatCCCCAGATATAGTTACCGTGCAACAGCATAGATAATACTGTGATCCAAGAATCAATTATTTTCAAGTATATTGAAATATACTGATTCTGATACAAATACATGTACAATGGCCCACTTTTGAGAATAATTCCATGCCAAACTGTAGCTGCAGCAAACTAGTTGCAGCTAAAACTTCAACTCAAATTAGGGAATTAATTTGCCAATGTAACCCAATTAATTATCAGCCTTACACACCGACTACACCATTTAAGGCTACTACCATACACATCTACCCTGTTAATGCCATTTAGATATACGCCTTTtccacaataaaacataaacccATATAAACAGCAAACCCTCCAGTGTGAACCCATATTCCCCTATCTGATAGGTCATATTCAAATACAGCAGGGCCATTCTTTAGCTGTGGAAGAACTATCACAGCCTCCTATCAACTTCCTATTGGCCTTTTGATTattgacacaaaaaaatgcacatgaacCTGCTTAATATCAACTTGCTAAACATCCCAATATGtttatgcacttttgtaagtcactttggataaaagcgtctgctaaataaataaatgtaaatgtaattattgtcaggttttttttagaATCACTGGCCACTGGACTTTGATTTATGTGCAAAATGGACTTACTATGATGATGAAATTTTTGCAGTCTCCCTCAGAACATTAAACCATAGATTTTTTTGCCCTTTAAGTGTGCAcgtttttaataattattttaatcaattaacacaaattaaaacGCAGTCTGACTTACCTGCGGTCTGAGCTCGGGGAGGGGCTCCTGCGTCTTTGTTGCTTGGTTGGAGGAGGGGATTCATTttcactcctcttcctcttccctttttCCTTGTGTCTGTCATCTGAAGAACTGAGGGAGATTGAGGGAGTGTCTCTGACTACAGTACATGGCCTGACTGTGAACATTAGTGTGCTAGAAATGAGTGCCACCTGTGCTAATGTAAACAAATGGAGAGTAATATGAAGGGAGTAATACAACCAGGGCTGtttcagtaaaaacagaaaatatgcaaaGAGTGAAAAATGGTATTCACAATGACACAGTAATGTTCATCTTTTGCTAACTGTTATTACACTTACACTTGTTGACTGAAGAAATACACAATACAGGACTTACTTCCTACATTTTCTGTGCACAACATGATGAATATATAAACTTCATTTCCATATTCAATGGTCAAATGAGAGTAAGAGAATAGCTGTCACAGACTGAATAAACTTGGTAAAAAATTTGCACTTTATTAGTCTGTCCTTTGTGTGGAAAGGGAAAATTCTAGACTATGTAAGTAGACTGTAAAATGATACTATTGATTAAATGCTAACTTTGTCCTGAATTTCGAGATGGTAACGGTCAGCAGATCATTGCGGCCTCAGCAAAGTTCAAGCTCCTCAGTTTTATGCGTATGAGAACACAGCAAAGAACctataacaaaaaaacatacctctttttcttctttccacttttcttcttttcacgatgaggagaaggggagggactCTCTGAGCTGAAAGACAAAAACCACAGATGCGTGGGCATTTAATCTCTCTTTGTCCATTGTAGTGCCAATACCTCCAGCCCCTCTGTGCCCGTTCTctccccctgctgctcctctgagtTCATGTCATACTCCCAcactcctcacctctctcttct
It contains:
- the srrm2 gene encoding serine/arginine repetitive matrix protein 2, whose amino-acid sequence is MYNGIGLTTPRGSGTNGYVQRNLSSVRAKRTRDERGDMRDEKDRERLESQLNRQPNADILEHQRKRQLEVKCAELQDMMEEQGYSMEEIEQKVNTFRMMLQEKEEPPAPVTDRPSVTETHALAAANQQKNDRLREAFGIATDYVDGSSFHPERKEREKEKREQERLERERQQQQKYILVEDSDESASPSPRKQSRKKKRKKNRRRESSESPSPSPHREKKKSGKKKKRPCTVVRDTPSISLSSSDDRHKEKGKRKRSENESPPPTKQQRRRSPSPSSDRSPSPVPLREMRENQPARRTDEARKGWSPGRRGREPEEKSPQRSRVRERSPRHPSSPERSRRAEKEREKEREEKPQRRRHDSSSPSPSPEREKARRPRSRERERARDREAVSPRPTSNKEREREMVQERDRQRGRDRAESPRQGERGRDRAESPRQGERGRDRGESPRQGDRGRYRAESPRQSDRGRQKDRKQQRHSSDSSPSVSPPPLANGRERERERERELERERAKEKDREREREKEKERERERERKADREKESLEKQRKEREREQMSESAKEKEGSRPSRHSSSTLDRSVPSEDHSRREREAEKQMQKGRDAERERKEKEMEMEREKKESEKRKKGTEQKEKGKGREPEKKDKKRKAKSSSSSSSSSSSSSSSGSESDSSSSSSSDSSPSSSASSSSSSSSSSDEGEKERQKKKPVKESQNSAKRVPLSPSHSSACSLLSPSYNSSAVAPSSSSPSAQPRLRQRNDGGSEREVENGGMKSSERYVEKEKTRGTQRESLPPPPSASSDGDQDTGRGRDARKEMERGGRGRGGERYSPTQGDDSSPSPERERRGEKLDPSAHKLPSSEERGRRGREHYSSTEREPSPSLAREDERERLRVQGRSSEKEERERELLRERGKERYTPTERESVSPPRSPPGQRETAVRGKDRYSPTDNERDREAKRKAPSRSPYQERASEQEGSSRASLESERKSGRGTERYSPTEEDRESSPPAPRQRETSEKESRGGRERERAQDKRAGASRSPKAGERGRDRGASPRSTQRDKEARVRRGSRSPSASPPRRTPPLQYQDPPGSLRRSSRSPSPRRVSRRGAHPRSPARHLSRSDRDPDRERERDRERDRDRRYSPVPYRNRDRERDRERDRSRERRPRRSRSRSPRRRSPLYRSRRSPSPLRRRRSSRSLSRERERDRERERERNRERDRDRGRERERERERERRVRTPPKDAPARSSSSSSTSSSSSSSSSSSSSSESPREKEKGSEEKEGRKVVENEKGREMEREGRGEREERQERDREVEKRMRRGSASPASSSKLRVPQGSASPSDQSERRLQAKDSEGSRSPAVSQAEARESQRVTQSNKPISSSSGHSASQTTGQLQSQAEKALNGQPEREGPVKQPSKDKSSSSSSSSSSSSSSSSSSSSSSDSSESETEDKEKGNAAVRRSSSSSSSSTESEKEDKKESPPRPRRVPADSLRDSRSLSYSPPMRRRRPAQSPPTNRSRKSQSRSPTRKRRK